In Colletotrichum destructivum chromosome 8, complete sequence, the following proteins share a genomic window:
- a CDS encoding Putative zn(2)Cys(6) fungal-type DNA-binding domain-containing protein — translation MPPPRRRQNRQSCDRCHAHKLRCPKQFGSVVCTRCSKAGAACVYSPVGTFPLYQDLSATSNTPHLPHENFDWGIFSFDQFESPSDIQNPGAPPFDEATETNIPLEPRAQCFHGLYNIAVTLKKAMSGLPPVAKFHVSGAKMKERCLEVSKHYSLKNSLEVMLNQTQNLVDTYPETVRLALEHLPNDECCQADCIHTYESHLNLGEDPFKTAAHLATKVDYPLLKLLLSCHYQCADMMELVLCHTQVCFKSHAAAKEQGDDPHQFEIPELRMGSFTPSPRFSPSIVTAILIDLQSSLAGCVLKLTTALKQFDQGLGKEGRIILLECDLLSERAHSIVESLKKLRGPLTQAGILE, via the coding sequence ATgccacctcctcggcgccggcagaATCGCCAGAGCTGTGACCGCTGTCACGCTCACAAATTGCGATGTCCGAAGCAATTTGGCAGTGTCGTCTGTACGCGTTGCTCCAAGGCCGGGGCCGCTTGTGTGTATAGCCCTGTAGGGACATTTCCGCTTTACCAGGACCTTTCCGCAACATCCAACACTCCGCATCTTCCCCACGAAAACTTCGACTGGGGAATCTTCTCTTTTGATCAGTTCGAAAGCCCCTCTGATATTCAAAATCCCGGGGCTCCTCCCTTTGATGAGGCGACTGAGACCAACATCCCCCTTGAACCCCGAGCTCAATGCTTCCATGGCTTGTACAACATCGCTGTTACACTAAAGAAAGCCATGAGCGGCCTTCCGCCAGTTGCGAAGTTCCACGTGTCTGGCGCCAAGATGAAAGAGCGTTGTCTCGAAGTTTCCAAGCACTACAGCCTCAAGAACTCGCTCGAGGTGATGCTTAACCAGACCCAGAACCTCGTCGACACGTACCCTGAGACGGTCAGACTAGCACTGGAGCATCTTCCGAATGATGAGTGCTGCCAGGCAGACTGCATACACACTTACGAGTCGCATCTTAACCTCGGTGAAGACCCCTTTAAAACCGCGGCGCATCTGGCGACCAAAGTCGACTATCCTTTGCTTAAGCTCTTGCTATCCTGCCACTATCAATGTGCAGACATGATGGAACTTGTGCTCTGCCACACTCAAGTCTGCTTCAAGTCTCACGCAGCTGCAAAAGAGCAAGGAGACGACCCCCATCAGTTTGAGATCCCTGAGCTCAGGATGGGTTCTTTCACCCCCTCGCCGCGTTTTTCGCCCTCTATCGTCACAGCTATATTGATAGATCTTCAGTCTTCTCTGGCTGGCTGTGTACTCAAGCTCACCACTGCGCTAAAGCAGTTCGACCAAGGCCTCGGAAAGGAGGGCCGTATAATCTTGCTAGAATGCGACCTGCTTTCGGAGAGAGCGCATTCGATTGTGGAGAGCCTAAAGAAGTTGCGTGGACCTCTCACCCAGGCCGGAATCCTCGAGTGA
- a CDS encoding Putative auxiliary Activity family 9 — protein sequence MKLLVVVCLALYASAHYVFPSVTYNGKTTQDWEVVRKTANFQSNGPVTDVTSSQMTCYQLAPGSQGAKVLDVTAGSTLGYNVKASVSHPGPVNFYMAKAPAGTSITNWDGSGRNWFKIYNDGPTVGPGGLAWPTNGKTTINVQIPKCLADGEYFLRVEHVALHGASSPGGAQLYISCAQLRVSGGSGMYKPNLMSFPGAYSANDPGLVVNIYYPVPTNYKAPGGAPLAC from the exons ATGAAGCTTCTCGTTGTAGTCTGTCTGGCTCTCTACGCCTCGGCTCATT ACGTCTTCCCGTCTGTCACTTACAACGGAAAGACCACGCAAGACTGGGAAGTCGTTCGAAAGACGGCAAACTTCCAGTCCAACGGACCTGTCACCGATGTCACCAGTTCACAGATGACGTGCTACCAGCTAGCGCCTGGCAGCCAAGGAGCCAAGGTTCTGGATGTTACGGCTGGGTCTACTCTTG GTTACAATGTCAAAGCCTCCGTCTCTCACCCCGGCCCAGTCAACTTCTACATGGCCAAAGCACCGGCTGGAACCAGCATCACGAACTGGGACGGCTCTGGCAGGAATTGGTTCAAGATTTACAACGATGGGCCGACGGTCGGTCCTGGTGGGTTGGCCTGGCCAACGAACG gcaagacgaccatcaACGTCCAGATCCCCAAATGTCTCGCGGATGGCGAGTACTTTCTTCGCGTCGAGCACGTTGCCCTGCATGGCGCCAGCAGTCCTGGTGGTGCCCAGCTGTACATCTCCTGCGCTCAGCTTCGCGTCAGCGGGGGGTCGGGCATGTACAAACCCAACCTCATGTCGTTCCCTGGGGCATACAGCGCGAACGATCCTGGCTTGGTGGTAAATATTTACTACCCAGTTCCTACTAACTACAAAGCCCCAGGTGGTGCACCTCTGGCTTGCTGA
- a CDS encoding Putative F-box only protein 31/39 — protein sequence MGTPGKMDPTPPSPSTSVAGSNAPTSETGSTTGSNYGGIDPEIEENLYILPYVSEEGLRSDATDRRKIIGSSHDDYYPLPAEFSIASSTEAPSLPADNGCRLLSLPSELIDAVLSYLPPCDLAIVSETCRILHAHATSDVHWYQRVQANIPGTKLETPYPCRTYRELYAAHDPRWFLPKYKIWFCDRDLMGKMIVVRYDQRRGCIEGYQLLAVSSRTTYQHWPADNSVIIHAFEPRVKLHLDKPVLQFHARVPEEDDDSTGILGNRFLPEIPMAIDDRSDAMFSNFLMARPLDPATATSKMEAPFPYGNVWPPPAIPARHRVAGVASGLDGDDLAPGDLPTRRVEASDQAFRIRQWMEMAGGPTPGLFLGAGPIGLIQAIQANMGMVGGGRGVPGVHIGEEVVTYSTLDPIVYTPTPLKPWRGIWVGDYSGHGCEFLLINQPDDEEVSDNELGLVRGVDESEDEWARRRTDARVHRGRLEAIKLTGDPNVPRGEYTFVADDLGEAGFVGLAREPPFQGTRVVKSKGHVAGTGFLDDKYIESQLMLISHDRLAQYWVGFGHISFFERVNLEQFMSP from the exons ATGGGCACGCCGGGTAAGATGGATCCAACTCCCCCATCTCCGTCCACCTCGGTCGCCGGGTCCAATGCGCCGACTAGCGAAACGGGGTCCACGACAGGTAGCAATTATGGTGGCATCGAccccgagatcgaggagaaCCTCTACATACTACCCTATGTCTCCGAAGAGGGTCTGCGCAGCGACGCCACCGATCGCCGCAAGATCATCGGATCCTCCCATGACGATTATTATCCCCTTCCTGCCGAATTTAGTATCGCTTCATCGACCG AAGCACCCTCTCTGCCCGCGGACAACGGTTGCCGCCTACTCTCGCTGCCCTCCGAGCTaatcgacgccgtccttTCCTACCTGCCTCCATGCGACCTGGCCATTGTCTCCGAGACGTGCCGAATCCTTCATGCACATGCCACGTCTGACGTACATTGGTACCAGAGGGTGCAAGCAAACATTCCTGGCACGAAGCTCGAAACTCCCTACCCATGCCGTACCTACCGCGAACTATACGCTGCACACGACCCGAGATGGTTCCTACCAAAGTACAAGATCTGGTTCTGCGACCGCGACCTCATGGGCAAAATGATCGTTGTGCGGTATGACCAGCGAAGAGGTTGCATCGAAGGATACCAATTGTTGGCTGTCAGCAGCCGCACCACATACCAACACTGGCCTGCCGACAACAGTGTGATAATCCATGCTTTTGAGCCCCGAGTCAAGTTGCATCTGGACAAGCCGGTGCTCCAATTCCACGCGCGCGTTCcagaggaagacgatgattCGACCGGGATACTCGGCAATCGCTTCCTCCCCGAGATACCCATGGCTATCGATGACCGTTCCGACGCCATGTTTAGCAACTTTTTAATGGCCCGTCCACTAGACCCTGCGACTGCCACCTCCAAAATGGAGGCGCCGTTTCCATATGGTAACGTCTGGCCTCCACCGGCCATACCTGCCCGTCaccgcgtcgccggcgtcgctTCGGGCTTGGACGGTGATGACCTTGCCCCTGGCGACCTGCCGACCCGGCGAGTCGAGGCCTCGGACCAGGCATTTCGCATTCGACAGTGGATGGAAATGGCTGGGGGACCAACCCCGGGACTGTTCCTCGGGGCGGGACCCATTGGTCTGATCCAGGCGATCCAGGCGAACATGGGTatggtgggaggaggacgaggtgTTCCTGGCGTGCATATCGGCGAAGAAGTGGTCACTTATTCAACACTCGATCCTATCGTGTACACGCCGACCCCCCTCAAGCCATGGCGCGGCATCTGGGTTGGCGATTACAGTGGACATGGCTGCGAGTTCCTTCTGATAAATCAGCCAGATGATGAAGAAGTTTCCGACAACGAGCTCGGCTTGGTACGTGGCGTTGACGAGTCCGAAGACGAGTGGGCCAGGCGACGTACCGATGCGAGAGTACATCGAGGCCGCCTTGAGGCGATCAAACTTACTGGCGATCCAAATGTTCCAAGAGGAGAGTATACATTTGTGGCAGACGATTTGGGTgaggccggcttcgtcggACTTGCTCGGGAGCCACCGTTCCAGGGCACGCGCGTCGTGAAGAGCAAAGGGCACGTAGCTGGGACCGGTTTTCTTGATG ATAAGTATATTGAGTCACAGCTTATGCTCATCTCTCACGACCGACTTGCCCAGTACTGGGTTGGATTCGGACACATCAGTTTCTTCGAGCGAGTGAACCTCGAACAGTTCATGTCACCTTAG